The Daucus carota subsp. sativus chromosome 7, DH1 v3.0, whole genome shotgun sequence genome window below encodes:
- the LOC108196025 gene encoding uncharacterized protein LOC108196025 — translation MDSEDLIQLPDSCKSGIESESNELSFADCESGAAAYLPSNFEAHKDQMNENSMQNGDDVGDKAKDSEMIASTAAVQVSFQLAEKVDIQEKVHSISSIVHVENGCQTVEDQSPQANLKKEESSIRNQDNDNNLIGVKRPREAVDEQPPSIHVLYNSLPRDSKQKLDKLLQQWSEWHARHYPSSIESAEDSESGETTYFPALHVGLDKSSSVSFWMDNQTRGPQSKDVVMLDHDSVPLYDRGFAMGLTPTDGSGNAERGLEIFNASRCFNCGSYNHSLKECPKPRDNVAVNNARKELKSKRNQSAGSRNPTRYYQSSPGGKYDGLRPGVLDVETRKLLGLGELDPPPWLNRMREIGYPPGYLDPEEKDQPSGITIFAEEEESKDDTEDGEILDTDSQELPKKKSVEFPGINGPIPGNADEKHWTAVHQTPDISRERPHRRFNHSSESSGKYSQEQRWARDLRDDGPPGVDPVTNPSLSSYPPRYSAYDSAYSSYSPRGNLSRPRSPSSDRSLSERSRRSPLIHESSKYNSHGISAESPTYRMSSQQKYSSASLDDEDNGRWNDYTPETSSHRKDKRDHQSHHNRR, via the exons ATGGATAGTGAGGATCTAATACAACTTCCAGATTCGTGTAAATCTGGTATTGAAAGTGAGAGTAATGAGTTATCATTTGCTGATTGTGAGTCTGGTGCAGCAGCTTATCTACCAAGTAACTTCGAGGCCCACAAAGATCAGATGAACGAGAATTCTATGCAGAATGGGGATGATGTTGGTGATAAAGCTAAGGACAGTGAAATGATTGCCAGTACTGCCGCCGTTCAAGTTAGCTTTCAGTTGGCTGAAAAAGTTGATATTCAAGAGAAAGTACATTCCATAAGCTCCATTGTGCATGTTGAGAATGGTTGTCAAACAGTTGAAGATCAGAGTCCCCAGGCCAATCTTAAGAAAGAGGAAAGCTCTATCAGAAATCAAGATAATGATAACAACT TAATTGGCGTTAAGAGACCTAGAGAGGCTGTTGATGAACAACCACCCTCAATCCATGTCTTGTATAACTCTCTGCCAAG AGATAGTAAACAAAAGCTTGATAAGTTATTGCAGCAGTGGTCAGAATGGCATGCTCGACATTATCCTTCATCTATA GAATCAGCTGAAGATTCGGAATCTGGTGAAACAACATATTTTCCTGCGCTCCATGTTGGACTGGACAAGTCTTCTTCTGTG TCTTTCTGGATGGACAATCAGACAAGGGGTCCACAGAGCAAGGATGTTGTTATGTTGGATCATGATTCGGTTCCTCTTTATGATCGAGGATTCGCAATGGGTCTGACTCCTACTGATGGTTCTGGTAATGCGGAAAG AGGTCTGGAAATATTCAATGCTTCTCGCTGTTTCAATTGTGGTTCCTACAACCATTCGTTAAAGGAATGTCCAAAGCCTCGTGATAATGTAGCTGTCAATAATGCTCGTAAAGAACTAAAAAGTAAGCGTAATCAGAGTGCCGGTTCCCGTAACCCAACTCGATATTACCAAAGCTCTCCTGGGGGTAAATATGACGGTTTAAGGCCTGGCGTCCTTGATGTAGAAACTCGGAAATTACTGGGCCTTGGG GAACTTGATCCACCGCCTTGGCTTAACAGAATGAGAGAAATAGGGTATCCACCAGGATATCTAG ATCCAGAAGAAAAGGATCAACCTTCAGGAATCACTATATTTGCCGAGGAGGAGGAAAGCAAGGATGATACTGAGGATGGAGAAATTCTGGATACAGACTCTCAGGAGCTGCCTAAGAAAAAGAGTGTCGAGTTTCCTGGAATTAATGGCCCAATACCAGGAAATGCAGATGAAAAACATTGGACAGCTGTGCATCAAACTCCTGATATATCCAGAGAGCGACCACATCGCAGATTTAATCATTCATCAGAATCTTCTGGCAAGTATTCTCAAGAGCAAAGGTGGGCCAGAGATCTCCGAGATGATGGACCTCCTGGTGTTGACCCAGTAACCAACCCCTCACTATCTAGTTATCCCCCTAGGTACAGTGCTTATGACTCTGCTTACAGTTCCTATAGTCCAAGAGGTAACCTTTCTAGACCTAGAAGCCCTAGCTCTGACAGGTCGCTGTCTGAAAGAAGTAGAAGGAGCCCTTTGATACATGAATCTTCCAAGTACAATTCACATGGTATTTCAGCAGAATCACCTACATATAGGATGTCGTCACAACAGAAATACAGCTCAGCCAGTTTGGATGACGAGGATAATGGCCGTTGGAATGACTATACACCAGAAACTTCATCTCACCGGAAGGATAAGCGTGATCATCAATCCCACCATAACAGGAGGTGA